The sequence below is a genomic window from Fibrobacter sp. UWR4.
TTATCATTTGCATTGCTGTTGCGGCCATTGTACTATCCGCAGTTGTCTGGTTTAAAATTCCCTATTCTCCACTGAAAACAGATTTTTCTAACGACAACATCGTACTCAAGGAAAAATCTGTTTTGTACAGGAGTGATGAAGTTTTTAAGGAATCCGATTTTGCAGCCATGCCTTCTGCCATCCAGAAATACATCGGCAATGCTGGCTACATCGGTACCCCAAAAATGAACTCCTTGCACATGGAGTACCTTGACGTAGATTTCAAGCAGGGCAAGAACGGTCCTAACTTGAAAATCGATTATATCCAGAACAACTACGTCAAAGAACATGCAAGAATGGCCATGATTTTAAGCAGTATGTTTGGTATTCCGTTCCAAGGTTACGATTACTACAGCAATGGCGTCGGAGGAATGAAGGGCGTCATCGCAAAACTTTTGACGTTGTTTGACCAAAGAGGCCATGAAATGGACGTGGCCTGCTTGGCAACATTCCTCGCAGAAAGTGTATTCTTTCCTAGCGTCTTGCTGCAAGACTACATCAGCCTGGAAGAAGTCAATGACCATCAGGTTCGTGCCACCATTACGTTTCGCGACCAAAAAGCATCCGGCATTTTCACATTCAACGAAAAGTACGAAATGACTTCCTTCACTACAAAGGATCGCGCCGTAGTCAACACCGACGGAACTACGGAATATGTTCCTTGGACCGCAGCCTGCGACAACTACATTACGGGTGCAGACGGAATCAAGCGTCCAACCACATTCAAAGCCATTTGGAATTACACCGATGGCGATTTTGTCTACTTTGACGGTCAAATCTCAAAGATTGATTACGAATAAAACATTCCCAAAGGGATAGGTATTTTTCTAAATTTCAAATCATGAACGAGAGTGTAGAAAAGCCCGCACTTTGGACACGCAATTTTGTAACCTGCGCGGCTGCGAACTTTTTGCTATTCTTTAGTTTCTACCAGCTATTGCCCGTTTTACCGCTGTACATTTTTGAAAAGTTCCAGACGGATAACGCCACTGCGGGCATTATCATTTCGTTGTATACCATCGGAGCTTTGTGCTGTAGGCCTTTCGCCGGATTTCTGGTGGATAGTCTCAGCCGTAAGCCCCTTTACTTCTGGACATTTTTCGCATTCACCTTGTGCTTTGTAGGGTACTGGGCCTTAGGTCTCTTGCCCTTACTTGCCGTAGTCCGCTTTATGCACGGCGTATTCTTCGGGATTTCTACCACAGCCAGCAACACGGTGGCAATCGATGCACTCCCCAGCAGCCGTCGCGGCGAAGGCATCGGCTATTTTGGCATTAGCGTGAATTTGGCCTTTGCCACAGGCCCTATGACCGGCATGTTCTTGTACGAAGGATTGGGCAGTAACATGGTATTCGCCATATCCATTGCGCTTTGCGTTATTGGCTTGATACTGGTGAAGACTTTGCAGGTAAAGCCTAAAGAGAAAAAGCCTCACGCCCCGTTATCCCTGGACCGTTTCTTCTTGACAAAAGCAATTCCCCAATTTTTGAATTTCATTTTCGTGGGATTCGCCTACGGTCCGGTGACCAACTACATTGCCTTGTATGCGAAAGAACTTGGTATCGGCGGCAGTGGATGGTTCTATGCGCTCATCGCCGCGGGTCTGATCATGAACCGTGTCCTGACGGGGCGTCTCATTGACCGGGGCTGGCTTACTCGCCTTGTAGGCATGGGCATGACGCTCAACGTTCTGGCCTACCTGCTGTTGACTTACTGCGGCGAGCTGGGAGCAATTCTCCCCGGTGGCCCCGCCCTCCCCTTCTTTATTTCTTCCTTTATGATCGGCACAAGCCTTGGATTGATTTTCCCGGGTTACCAGACCATGTGCGTGAACCTGGCAAGGCACGACCAGCGTGGAACCGCCAACAGCACCTACCTGAGCGGTTGGGATATTGGCATTGGTTCAGGCATTCTTGTTGGCGGCTCCATGGCCCAGCACTTCGGGATGCATCAGCAAGTATTCTTGGCATGCGTCGTGGCGTTGTTCGTTGCAGACATCATGTATTTATGTTATACTAGTAAGCACTACCACAAGAACAAACTAGAAGGGAATTGATATGATTAAACGCTTTGCTCTAGGTGCCGCATTAGCACTTACAATTACCGCTTGCGAAAAGCAGGAAGTCGCCCAGCAGAATTCTCAAACTCAAGCGGAAAGTGCTGCAGAAGGTATTGCAGCCAAGGCAGTCACCAAGACTATTACTCTGGCCGATGGTTCCACCGTCACCTGGATTCAGGACAACGCAGGGGAAAAAATGAACCCTCGCGAACTGTTCAGCGACGCAAGCGATTCCCTCTATAATTCCATGAACTTGCCTAACGGCGTTCCCGCTTCTGTCAGTACCTATCTGCTGAAGACCGAAGGCGAATACATACTGTTTGACGCAGGCCTTGGGGCATTCGGCGGCCAGATGCTCGCCCACCTAAATGAACTGGGAGTAAGCCCCGACTCTGTCAAGAAAGTCTATCTCACGCACCTGCACGTGGACCACATCAACGGCTTGGTGGCACAAAGCGATAAGGGTATGGAAAAGGTGTTCAAGAATGCGGAAGTCTACGTAGGTTCCGTTGAAAAGGACGCCTGGATGAACATGGAAAAGAATGACCTGCAAAAGGCCATTCTTGGCGTCTATAACGACAAGCTGAAGCTGTTCGCCTTCGGGGACACGCTCCCCCACAATGTTATCGCCATGGATGCCGTGGGCCACACTCCGGGCCACACCGTTTTCCAGAAGGGCGAACTTCTGGTCATTGGCGATCTGATGCACGGATACGCCCTGCAAATTGAACATCCAGAAATCAATTCCAACTACGACATGGATAAGGAAAAGTCCATTGAATCTCGCAAGAAGATTCTCGCCTACGCCAAGGCAAACAACCTGACCATGGCCGGCATGCACCTGCCTCCTCCGGGATTTGCGAAGTAAGCTTATGAAACCCTGGAAACTTCTGGACACCGAATATCTTGTAAACGCCCCCTGGCTGAAAGTAGCCA
It includes:
- a CDS encoding DUF6544 family protein, which produces MKIIICIAVAAIVLSAVVWFKIPYSPLKTDFSNDNIVLKEKSVLYRSDEVFKESDFAAMPSAIQKYIGNAGYIGTPKMNSLHMEYLDVDFKQGKNGPNLKIDYIQNNYVKEHARMAMILSSMFGIPFQGYDYYSNGVGGMKGVIAKLLTLFDQRGHEMDVACLATFLAESVFFPSVLLQDYISLEEVNDHQVRATITFRDQKASGIFTFNEKYEMTSFTTKDRAVVNTDGTTEYVPWTAACDNYITGADGIKRPTTFKAIWNYTDGDFVYFDGQISKIDYE
- a CDS encoding MFS transporter, with the protein product MNESVEKPALWTRNFVTCAAANFLLFFSFYQLLPVLPLYIFEKFQTDNATAGIIISLYTIGALCCRPFAGFLVDSLSRKPLYFWTFFAFTLCFVGYWALGLLPLLAVVRFMHGVFFGISTTASNTVAIDALPSSRRGEGIGYFGISVNLAFATGPMTGMFLYEGLGSNMVFAISIALCVIGLILVKTLQVKPKEKKPHAPLSLDRFFLTKAIPQFLNFIFVGFAYGPVTNYIALYAKELGIGGSGWFYALIAAGLIMNRVLTGRLIDRGWLTRLVGMGMTLNVLAYLLLTYCGELGAILPGGPALPFFISSFMIGTSLGLIFPGYQTMCVNLARHDQRGTANSTYLSGWDIGIGSGILVGGSMAQHFGMHQQVFLACVVALFVADIMYLCYTSKHYHKNKLEGN
- a CDS encoding MBL fold metallo-hydrolase, encoding MIKRFALGAALALTITACEKQEVAQQNSQTQAESAAEGIAAKAVTKTITLADGSTVTWIQDNAGEKMNPRELFSDASDSLYNSMNLPNGVPASVSTYLLKTEGEYILFDAGLGAFGGQMLAHLNELGVSPDSVKKVYLTHLHVDHINGLVAQSDKGMEKVFKNAEVYVGSVEKDAWMNMEKNDLQKAILGVYNDKLKLFAFGDTLPHNVIAMDAVGHTPGHTVFQKGELLVIGDLMHGYALQIEHPEINSNYDMDKEKSIESRKKILAYAKANNLTMAGMHLPPPGFAK